A window of Mangifera indica cultivar Alphonso chromosome 13, CATAS_Mindica_2.1, whole genome shotgun sequence contains these coding sequences:
- the LOC123194019 gene encoding uncharacterized protein LOC123194019 has product MANAWKRDSKQSKLRGPMILLLFISLSLLFIFYFFASSNNPNSNPTLNPYLSVKTQFQSSSISPFNCKRCPQSYPVIANIVENLKYPFIYSLPDFGKLPEKPHKNIVRFLKGKPFRKPDISETIQGILEGMKDKKNKDGLVVDVGANVGMASFAAAVMGFKVLSFEPVFENLQRFCDGIWFNRVEDLVTVFEAAVSDRIGNITFHKLVGRLDNSAVSATGAKLAFKSNEEIAVQVRSIPLDEVIPESEHVLLVKIDVQGWEYHVLKGATKLLSRKKGEAPYLIYEEDERLLQASNSSAKEIRDFLQSIGYHHCSQHGTDAHCIKD; this is encoded by the exons ATGGCAAATGCTTGGAAGAGAGACTCCAAACAATCAAAACTCCGCGGTCCCATGATCCTCCTCTTATTCATCTCCCTCTCTCTCCTCTTCATCTTCTATTTCTTTGCCTCCTCAAACAACCCTAATTCTAATCCTACTCTTAATCCTTATCTTTCTGTCAAAACCCAATTTCAATCCTCTTCAATATCTCCTTTTAACTGCAAAAGATGCCCCCAATCCTACCCGGTCATTGCTAACATTGTCGAGAATCTTAAATACCCTTTTATCTACTCTCTTCCCGATTTCGGAAAGTTGCCCGAAAAGCCTCATAAAAACATTGTGAGGTTTTTGAAGGGGAAGCCCTTTAGGAAACCCGATATTTCCGAGACAATTCAGGGGATTTTAGAGGGGatgaaagataagaaaaataaagatggatTGGTTGTGGATGTGGGTGCTAATGTGGGGATGGCATCTTTTGCAGCTGCTGTTATGGGATTTAAAGTGTTGAGTTTCGAAcctgtttttgaaaatttgcaaCGGTTTTGTGATGGGATTTGGTTTAATAGAGTTGAGGATTTGGTTACCGTTTTTGAAGCTGCTGTATCTGATCGGATcggaaatattacttttcacaAG TTGGTTGGTCGTCTTGACAACAGTGCTGTTTCCGCCACGGGTGCAAAGTTGGCATTCAAGTCCAATGAAGAAATTGCAGTTCAGGTAAGGTCCATCCCTCTGGATGAAGTAATCCCAGAGTCAGAGCATGTGCTGCTTGTGAAAATTGATGTTCAGGGCTGGGAATATCATGTGTTAAAAGGAGCCACAAAGTTACTATCAAGAAAGAAAGGTGAAGCCCCCTACCTAATTTACGAGGAAGATGAGCGTTTGTTGCAAGCCAGCAACAGTAGTGCCAAAGAGATTAGAGATTTCCTTCAGAGTATAGGCTATCACCATTGCTCACAGCATGGTACAGATGCCCACTGCATCAAAGATTAA
- the LOC123194022 gene encoding protein BUNDLE SHEATH DEFECTIVE 2, chloroplastic-like isoform X2, with amino-acid sequence MANSLFWAPVCSFKFPNKPGIAIDNSVARKSIWVNEVFHKSRTAKIRSLEVKAADSNKSAKPNSIVCADCDGNGAKQCSQCKGTGVNSVDHFGGQFKAGGLCWLCRGKRDILCGNCNGAGFIGGFMSTIDE; translated from the exons ATGGCAAACTCCCTTTTTTGGGCTCCCGTTTGTTCCTTCAAATTTCCAAACAAGCCAG GGATAGCTATCGACAATTCAGTTGCTCGAAAGTCTATCTGGGTTAATGAAGTGTTTCACAAGTCAAGAACTGCCAAAATTCGATCTTTGGAGGTTAAG GCAGCGGATAGTAACAAGAGTGCCAAACCAAATAGCATAGTCTGTGCCGATTGTGATGGAAATG GTGCCAAACAATGTTCTCAATGCAAAGGTACTGGAGTTAATTCTGTAGATCATTTCGGTGGACAGTTTAAAGCGGGCGGGTTATGTTGGCTTTGCAG AGGGAAAAGAGACATTTTGTGTGGGAATTGTAATGGAGCTGGGTTTATTGGTGGATTCATGAGCACAATTGATGAGTAA
- the LOC123194022 gene encoding protein BUNDLE SHEATH DEFECTIVE 2, chloroplastic-like isoform X1, with product MANSLFWAPVCSFKFPNKPGIAIDNSVARKSIWVNEVFHKSRTAKIRSLEVKAADSNKSAKPNSIVCADCDGNAGAKQCSQCKGTGVNSVDHFGGQFKAGGLCWLCRGKRDILCGNCNGAGFIGGFMSTIDE from the exons ATGGCAAACTCCCTTTTTTGGGCTCCCGTTTGTTCCTTCAAATTTCCAAACAAGCCAG GGATAGCTATCGACAATTCAGTTGCTCGAAAGTCTATCTGGGTTAATGAAGTGTTTCACAAGTCAAGAACTGCCAAAATTCGATCTTTGGAGGTTAAG GCAGCGGATAGTAACAAGAGTGCCAAACCAAATAGCATAGTCTGTGCCGATTGTGATGGAAATG CAGGTGCCAAACAATGTTCTCAATGCAAAGGTACTGGAGTTAATTCTGTAGATCATTTCGGTGGACAGTTTAAAGCGGGCGGGTTATGTTGGCTTTGCAG AGGGAAAAGAGACATTTTGTGTGGGAATTGTAATGGAGCTGGGTTTATTGGTGGATTCATGAGCACAATTGATGAGTAA
- the LOC123194018 gene encoding heme oxygenase 1, chloroplastic-like isoform X4: MASLTLVSQSQSFLIRPHCTNSNPKPTVFVSSFLPLHFRSYKIDRIPQSNGVVVVSANTAEKARKRYPGEAKGFVEEMRFVAMKLHTREQAKEGQKQVKEPEERPLTKWKPSVDGYLRFLVDSKLVYDTLEGIIQEAPIPICEICLIFESVFLGSMVKKEKDFLFLVHCRSFLKKLLCFSSTPATWENGDAEFRNTGLERSEKLAKDLECFKEQGYTIPEPSSCGITYAQYLKELSEKDPQAFICHFYNVYFAHSAGGRMIGKKVAEKILDNKELEFYKWDGELSQLLQNVRDKLNKVAEFKS, translated from the exons ATGGCGTCTCTGACCTTAGTTTCTCAGTCTCAGTCTTTTTTAATCAGACCTCACTGCACTAACTCCAACCCCAAACCGACTGTTTTCGTTTCCAGTTTCTTGCCTCTTCACTTTCGGTCTTACAAGATTGATAGGATACCTCAGAGCAACGGTGTCGTTGTCGTGTCCGCAAACACTGCTGAGAAGGCCAGAAAGCGTTATCCCGGAGAGGCAAAGGGGTTTGTGGAGGAGATGAGGTTTGTGGCAATGAAATTGCATACAAGGGAACAGGCTAAAGAGGGACAGAAACAGGTGAAGGAGCCTGAAGAGCGTCCTTTAACTAAATGGAAGCCTTCTGTTGATGGGTACCTCAGGTTTCTTGTTGATAGCAAACTGGTTTATGATACTCTTGAAGGGATCATTCAAGAAGCCCCTATTCCAATTTGTgag ATCTGCCTGATATTTGAATCTGTATTTTTAGGGTCTatggttaaaaaagaaaaggactTTCTCTTTCTAGTGCATTGTAGATCCTTCCTAAAGAAATTGTTATGCTTCTCCTCAACTCCTGCAACCTGGGAAAACGGAG ATGCTGAGTTTAGAAACACTGGATTGGAAAGGTCTGAAAAACTGGCTAAAGATTTGGAGTGTTTCAAAGAGCAGGGGTATACCATTCCAGAACCTTCTTCTTGTGGTATTACCTATGCACAGTATCTTAAGGAATTGTCAGAGAAGGATCCTCAAGCTTTTATTTGCCACTTCTACAATGTATATTTTGCCCACTCAGCTGGTGGCCGGATGATTGGGAAAAAG GTTGCTGAGAAGATACTTGATAACAAGGAGTTGGAATTCTATAAATGGGATGGTGAACTTTCCCAACTTTTGCAGAATGTAAGAGACAAGCTGAATAAAGTTGCTGAG TTTAAATCATGA
- the LOC123194018 gene encoding heme oxygenase 1, chloroplastic-like isoform X5: MASLTLVSQSQSFLIRPHCTNSNPKPTVFVSSFLPLHFRSYKIDRIPQSNGVVVVSANTAEKARKRYPGEAKGFVEEMRFVAMKLHTREQAKEGQKQVKEPEERPLTKWKPSVDGYLRFLVDSKLVYDTLEGIIQEAPIPIYAEFRNTGLERSEKLAKDLECFKEQGYTIPEPSSCGITYAQYLKELSEKDPQAFICHFYNVYFAHSAGGRMIGKKVAEKILDNKELEFYKWDGELSQLLQNVRDKLNKVAESWTREQKNHCLDETEKSFKHSGEILRLIIS; the protein is encoded by the exons ATGGCGTCTCTGACCTTAGTTTCTCAGTCTCAGTCTTTTTTAATCAGACCTCACTGCACTAACTCCAACCCCAAACCGACTGTTTTCGTTTCCAGTTTCTTGCCTCTTCACTTTCGGTCTTACAAGATTGATAGGATACCTCAGAGCAACGGTGTCGTTGTCGTGTCCGCAAACACTGCTGAGAAGGCCAGAAAGCGTTATCCCGGAGAGGCAAAGGGGTTTGTGGAGGAGATGAGGTTTGTGGCAATGAAATTGCATACAAGGGAACAGGCTAAAGAGGGACAGAAACAGGTGAAGGAGCCTGAAGAGCGTCCTTTAACTAAATGGAAGCCTTCTGTTGATGGGTACCTCAGGTTTCTTGTTGATAGCAAACTGGTTTATGATACTCTTGAAGGGATCATTCAAGAAGCCCCTATTCCAATTT ATGCTGAGTTTAGAAACACTGGATTGGAAAGGTCTGAAAAACTGGCTAAAGATTTGGAGTGTTTCAAAGAGCAGGGGTATACCATTCCAGAACCTTCTTCTTGTGGTATTACCTATGCACAGTATCTTAAGGAATTGTCAGAGAAGGATCCTCAAGCTTTTATTTGCCACTTCTACAATGTATATTTTGCCCACTCAGCTGGTGGCCGGATGATTGGGAAAAAG GTTGCTGAGAAGATACTTGATAACAAGGAGTTGGAATTCTATAAATGGGATGGTGAACTTTCCCAACTTTTGCAGAATGTAAGAGACAAGCTGAATAAAGTTGCTGAG AGCTGGACTAGGGAGCAGAAGAATCATTGTCTTGATGAAACAGAAAAATCGTTCAAACATTCAGGGGAGATCCTTCGTCTAATAATATCATGA
- the LOC123194018 gene encoding heme oxygenase 1, chloroplastic-like isoform X1, whose product MASLTLVSQSQSFLIRPHCTNSNPKPTVFVSSFLPLHFRSYKIDRIPQSNGVVVVSANTAEKARKRYPGEAKGFVEEMRFVAMKLHTREQAKEGQKQVKEPEERPLTKWKPSVDGYLRFLVDSKLVYDTLEGIIQEAPIPICEICLIFESVFLGSMVKKEKDFLFLVHCRSFLKKLLCFSSTPATWENGDAEFRNTGLERSEKLAKDLECFKEQGYTIPEPSSCGITYAQYLKELSEKDPQAFICHFYNVYFAHSAGGRMIGKKVAEKILDNKELEFYKWDGELSQLLQNVRDKLNKVAESWTREQKNHCLDETEKSFKHSGEILRLIIS is encoded by the exons ATGGCGTCTCTGACCTTAGTTTCTCAGTCTCAGTCTTTTTTAATCAGACCTCACTGCACTAACTCCAACCCCAAACCGACTGTTTTCGTTTCCAGTTTCTTGCCTCTTCACTTTCGGTCTTACAAGATTGATAGGATACCTCAGAGCAACGGTGTCGTTGTCGTGTCCGCAAACACTGCTGAGAAGGCCAGAAAGCGTTATCCCGGAGAGGCAAAGGGGTTTGTGGAGGAGATGAGGTTTGTGGCAATGAAATTGCATACAAGGGAACAGGCTAAAGAGGGACAGAAACAGGTGAAGGAGCCTGAAGAGCGTCCTTTAACTAAATGGAAGCCTTCTGTTGATGGGTACCTCAGGTTTCTTGTTGATAGCAAACTGGTTTATGATACTCTTGAAGGGATCATTCAAGAAGCCCCTATTCCAATTTGTgag ATCTGCCTGATATTTGAATCTGTATTTTTAGGGTCTatggttaaaaaagaaaaggactTTCTCTTTCTAGTGCATTGTAGATCCTTCCTAAAGAAATTGTTATGCTTCTCCTCAACTCCTGCAACCTGGGAAAACGGAG ATGCTGAGTTTAGAAACACTGGATTGGAAAGGTCTGAAAAACTGGCTAAAGATTTGGAGTGTTTCAAAGAGCAGGGGTATACCATTCCAGAACCTTCTTCTTGTGGTATTACCTATGCACAGTATCTTAAGGAATTGTCAGAGAAGGATCCTCAAGCTTTTATTTGCCACTTCTACAATGTATATTTTGCCCACTCAGCTGGTGGCCGGATGATTGGGAAAAAG GTTGCTGAGAAGATACTTGATAACAAGGAGTTGGAATTCTATAAATGGGATGGTGAACTTTCCCAACTTTTGCAGAATGTAAGAGACAAGCTGAATAAAGTTGCTGAG AGCTGGACTAGGGAGCAGAAGAATCATTGTCTTGATGAAACAGAAAAATCGTTCAAACATTCAGGGGAGATCCTTCGTCTAATAATATCATGA
- the LOC123194018 gene encoding heme oxygenase 1, chloroplastic-like isoform X2 produces MASLTLVSQSQSFLIRPHCTNSNPKPTVFVSSFLPLHFRSYKIDRIPQSNGVVVVSANTAEKARKRYPGEAKGFVEEMRFVAMKLHTREQAKEGQKQVKEPEERPLTKWKPSVDGYLRFLVDSKLVYDTLEGIIQEAPIPIWSMVKKEKDFLFLVHCRSFLKKLLCFSSTPATWENGDAEFRNTGLERSEKLAKDLECFKEQGYTIPEPSSCGITYAQYLKELSEKDPQAFICHFYNVYFAHSAGGRMIGKKVAEKILDNKELEFYKWDGELSQLLQNVRDKLNKVAESWTREQKNHCLDETEKSFKHSGEILRLIIS; encoded by the exons ATGGCGTCTCTGACCTTAGTTTCTCAGTCTCAGTCTTTTTTAATCAGACCTCACTGCACTAACTCCAACCCCAAACCGACTGTTTTCGTTTCCAGTTTCTTGCCTCTTCACTTTCGGTCTTACAAGATTGATAGGATACCTCAGAGCAACGGTGTCGTTGTCGTGTCCGCAAACACTGCTGAGAAGGCCAGAAAGCGTTATCCCGGAGAGGCAAAGGGGTTTGTGGAGGAGATGAGGTTTGTGGCAATGAAATTGCATACAAGGGAACAGGCTAAAGAGGGACAGAAACAGGTGAAGGAGCCTGAAGAGCGTCCTTTAACTAAATGGAAGCCTTCTGTTGATGGGTACCTCAGGTTTCTTGTTGATAGCAAACTGGTTTATGATACTCTTGAAGGGATCATTCAAGAAGCCCCTATTCCAATTT GGTCTatggttaaaaaagaaaaggactTTCTCTTTCTAGTGCATTGTAGATCCTTCCTAAAGAAATTGTTATGCTTCTCCTCAACTCCTGCAACCTGGGAAAACGGAG ATGCTGAGTTTAGAAACACTGGATTGGAAAGGTCTGAAAAACTGGCTAAAGATTTGGAGTGTTTCAAAGAGCAGGGGTATACCATTCCAGAACCTTCTTCTTGTGGTATTACCTATGCACAGTATCTTAAGGAATTGTCAGAGAAGGATCCTCAAGCTTTTATTTGCCACTTCTACAATGTATATTTTGCCCACTCAGCTGGTGGCCGGATGATTGGGAAAAAG GTTGCTGAGAAGATACTTGATAACAAGGAGTTGGAATTCTATAAATGGGATGGTGAACTTTCCCAACTTTTGCAGAATGTAAGAGACAAGCTGAATAAAGTTGCTGAG AGCTGGACTAGGGAGCAGAAGAATCATTGTCTTGATGAAACAGAAAAATCGTTCAAACATTCAGGGGAGATCCTTCGTCTAATAATATCATGA
- the LOC123194018 gene encoding heme oxygenase 1, chloroplastic-like isoform X3 codes for MASLTLVSQSQSFLIRPHCTNSNPKPTVFVSSFLPLHFRSYKIDRIPQSNGVVVVSANTAEKARKRYPGEAKGFVEEMRFVAMKLHTREQAKEGQKQVKEPEERPLTKWKPSVDGYLRFLVDSKLVYDTLEGIIQEAPIPICEICLIFESVFLGSMVKKEKDFLFLVHCRSFLKKLLCFSSTPATWENGDAEFRNTGLERSEKLAKDLECFKEQGYTIPEPSSCGITYAQYLKELSEKDPQAFICHFYNVYFAHSAGGRMIGKKVAEKILDNKELEFYKWDGELSQLLQNVRDKLNKVAELPNTHICTWDYSELD; via the exons ATGGCGTCTCTGACCTTAGTTTCTCAGTCTCAGTCTTTTTTAATCAGACCTCACTGCACTAACTCCAACCCCAAACCGACTGTTTTCGTTTCCAGTTTCTTGCCTCTTCACTTTCGGTCTTACAAGATTGATAGGATACCTCAGAGCAACGGTGTCGTTGTCGTGTCCGCAAACACTGCTGAGAAGGCCAGAAAGCGTTATCCCGGAGAGGCAAAGGGGTTTGTGGAGGAGATGAGGTTTGTGGCAATGAAATTGCATACAAGGGAACAGGCTAAAGAGGGACAGAAACAGGTGAAGGAGCCTGAAGAGCGTCCTTTAACTAAATGGAAGCCTTCTGTTGATGGGTACCTCAGGTTTCTTGTTGATAGCAAACTGGTTTATGATACTCTTGAAGGGATCATTCAAGAAGCCCCTATTCCAATTTGTgag ATCTGCCTGATATTTGAATCTGTATTTTTAGGGTCTatggttaaaaaagaaaaggactTTCTCTTTCTAGTGCATTGTAGATCCTTCCTAAAGAAATTGTTATGCTTCTCCTCAACTCCTGCAACCTGGGAAAACGGAG ATGCTGAGTTTAGAAACACTGGATTGGAAAGGTCTGAAAAACTGGCTAAAGATTTGGAGTGTTTCAAAGAGCAGGGGTATACCATTCCAGAACCTTCTTCTTGTGGTATTACCTATGCACAGTATCTTAAGGAATTGTCAGAGAAGGATCCTCAAGCTTTTATTTGCCACTTCTACAATGTATATTTTGCCCACTCAGCTGGTGGCCGGATGATTGGGAAAAAG GTTGCTGAGAAGATACTTGATAACAAGGAGTTGGAATTCTATAAATGGGATGGTGAACTTTCCCAACTTTTGCAGAATGTAAGAGACAAGCTGAATAAAGTTGCTGAG TTACCTAATACACATATATGTACGTGGGATTACTCAGAGCTGGACTAG
- the LOC123194020 gene encoding peroxidase 25-like, with product MVLSAQSQGGLKPGFYSSSCPKAEVAVRSTVQSHFNKDPTIAPALLRLHFHDCFVQGCDGSVLITASLAEKNALLNIGLRGFEVIDDAKMQLEALCPSVVSCADILALAARDAVDLSNGPSWPVPMGRRDGRVSSSSQASNLPSPLDSVAVQRQKFAAKGLDDHDLVTLVGSADNQ from the exons ATGGTTTTGTCAGCGCAAAGCCAAGGAGGATTGAAACCTGGGTTCTATTCTTCTTCATGTCCAAAGGCTGAGGTGGCCGTCAGGTCTACTGTTCAATCACACTTCAACAAAGATCCCACCATAGCTCCTGCTTTACTAAGGCTTCATTTCCATGACTGTTTCGTGCAG GGTTGTGATGGATCAGTGTTGATTACGGCGTCTTTGGCTGAGAAAAATGCCTTGCTGAATATCGGATTAAGAGGCTTTGAAGTCATCGATGATGCAAAAATGCAACTTGAAGCTTTGTGTCCTAGCGTGGTATCATGCGCTGATATATTAGCACTTGCTGCTCGTGATGCCGTTGACTTG AGTAATGGTCCAAGCTGGCCAGTGCCAATGGGTCGAAGAGATGGTAGAGTTTCTTCATCATCCCAAGCCTCCAATTTACCTTCACCTCTAGATTCCGTCGCAGTCCAGAGGCAAAAATTTGCTGCCAAAGGCCTTGACGATCATGATCTTGTAACACTAGTAG GCAGTGCAGACAATCAGTAG
- the LOC123194191 gene encoding peroxidase 25-like codes for MVLSAQSQGGLKPGFYSSSCPKAEVAVRSTVQSHFNKDPTIAPALLRLHFHECFVQGCDGSVLITASSAEKNVLPNIGLRGFEVIDNAKMQLEALCLGVVSCADILALAARDAVDLIFSTHFVDYFSNNDRHANF; via the exons ATGGTTTTGTCAGCGCAAAGCCAAGGAGGATTGAAACCTGGGTTCTATTCTTCTTCATGTCCAAAGGCTGAGGTGGCCGTCAGGTCTACTGTTCAATCACACTTCAACAAAGATCCCACCATAGCTCCTGCTTTACTAAGGCTTCATTTCCATGAATGTTTCGTGCAG GGTTGTGATGGATCAGTGTTGATTACGGCATCTTCGGCTGAGAAAAATGTCTTGCCGAATATCGGATTAAGAGGCTTTGAAGTCATCGATAATGCAAAAATGCAACTTGAAGCTTTGTGTCTTGGCGTGGTATCATGTGCTGATATATTAGCACTTGCTGCTCGTGACGCCGTTGACTTGATATTCTCAACTCactttgttgattatttttctaacaATGATAGACACGctaacttttaa